Within Burkholderia latens, the genomic segment GAAACTGTCACACCAAACTTTCAGCACTCCATTCCCAACATCGCGGGCAAGTCCTTGACCGCTGTCGTCGTTGACTATGCACCTGGTGCGGCGTCGCCCGTGCACAGGCACGCGGGCTCGGCTTTCGTCTATGCCTACGTGGTCGCGGGCGAGATCGAGTCACAGGTCGATGGCGATCCAACCCGTATCTACCATGCCGGCGAGAGCTTTTTCGAGGAGCCCGGCGCGGTTCATCGCATCAGCCGCAACGCGAGCAAAACAAGGCCCGCAAAGTTGCTTGCCGTTTTCGTTGCGGACAGCACTGACAAACGCCTGACCAGTCCCATCCAGTAAACCACCGCCTCAAGGAGCTACCTCATGAGCAAGCGTCTCGATTACACGCAGATTGCGCCCGCGGGCGTCAAAGCCCTGGGTCACGTCTATGGCTACGTCATGCAAAGCGACCTGCCGCCGGTCCTCGTCGACCTTGTCTACCTGCGCGTCTCGCAGATTAACAACTGCGCCTATTGCCTCGACATGCATACGCGCGACCTGCTGAAAAAGGGCGTGCAGGTTGAAAAGCTGGCGCTCGTGCAGGCATGGAGGGAAGCAGGCCATCTGTTCGACGAGCGCGAACGTGCGGCACTCGCCTGGGCCGAGTCGATCACGCTGGTCGCGCAAACCGGCGTGCCGAACGCGTCCTACGAGGCTGCACGCGCCGCGTTCGACGAACGCGAACTGGTTGACCTGACCATCGCAGTGGGTCTGATGAATACCTATAACCGGATGGCGATCAGCTTCCGAAACACACCTCAAGCCGTGATGGAACAGTAAAGCGCCTGATGTGTGTGTATACCGTAAAAATTGCTCGTTTTGGCATAAGCTGCGCCCAATGATCTAAAGCAATGCTCCGGGCTCGATGGATAGGCGCAGCACGAGTCTGTATCTTCCGAGTTATCGATATGACGATCCTTGCCGGCATCAAGATTTCCGACAGCGGGATGGCGCGGGTTTCCAGCGAACTCACTCGAGACACGCAGTCAGATCTGCTTTTCCGTCGCTCTACCCTGGTGTTTCTTTTTGGCGCTTTGACGGGAGAGCGACTGCAGTTGAAATAGGACCCGGAACTTCTCTACATCGGTGCGATGTTCCATGACCCCGGACTCACAGAGCAGCTATGCACGTCCCGGAACCGGTTCGAGGTCGATAGCGCGAACGCCGCTCGACGTTTCCTTAAGAATCATCGCATTCCTGACGACGAGAATGGTCTGGTATGGGACGCGATTGAGATATCCGGAGTCGAGCCGAAAAGTATCCATTCTTTCAAAATACTGCGGCGTGTCCGGTGTGTTCGTCCGTCGCGTGGACGAGCCGATTGCCGCCGAGCGATTTTGCTCGATACAGCGCCTGGTCGGCAACCGAGAGCAGGTGGGTAAGCGAAGCCGTCTCACGATCCGACTCGGCCAGACCAATGCTTACGGTAGCGCGGAAGCGATTGCCGTCAGCGCCATGCGATATTGCCGCGAACCGGTTTGCGACGGTCTCTGCCACCGTTCTTGCGCGGTGGGTGTCGTAACTTGGCAGCAGCGCAGCGAATTCTTCTCCGCCGATGCGCGCGAGAACCCCGCTCGTCTCTGCGTCGACAACGGATCGAACCGTATCCGCGAATGACTTCAATACCTCGTCGCCGGTTTTGTGCCCGAAGCAATCGTTGATTCTCTTGAATTGATCAAGATCAAATGCAAGGAGCGTGACAGGTAGCCGACGTATCCCGTGCTCGTGGATAACCCGCTCTCCCTCTTCGAAAAAAAGCCGGCGATTACCCAGGCGAGTCAAGTAATCGGTACGGGACTCCTGCAAGAGCTCCCCATGAATTTCTTCCCGTGTCAGGCGGAGCAACGTCATCGGCAAAATAACGGAATAAAGGACTCCCTCGTACATGGTGATTTTGCTGGCAATTGATTGTGCGCCCGCGCCAAAAACCGAGATCAGCCATGGCAGGGCGAACGCTCTGGTGGCATAGAACAATGCGTGGATTCCCGTCACGGCCACCGCGACGCGTCGGGATTGAACCGCTGGAATGCCATCGCATCGGGTGAGCTCGAGGGCCGTCATGGCGGAGACGAGCGCGATCGGGATTGCGCTGACATAGAGCCAAATGGCCGTCTGAGTGGATGCTGTAGAGGCCGTCCATGTCAGCCCCATCAAGAGAAGCAAACCCGTTGAGCTTCTGACATACCGTCGGCCGTTGAACATGGCGACGGCATGTAGAACGAGCAAATAGCCACACAGAATCACGAGGTTGCTCACGGCGGCGCCAGCGGCACCCAGCAGTTCGCGCCGAAATGTCGCGAGCGCGCAGCCGCCTCCGAGTGCCGCATATCCGATCGCCAGCATTCGCAGTTCGTTGCCGCGCTTGGGATGTGAAATATGTTCCCAGTACGTCATGGCGGAACTGGCAAGCAAGGTTCCGATCGCCAGCAGGTAGAGGGTAGCTAGATCGACTGTCATTGCCGACGCCAAGGCGAGTCCCCGCCATGACGAGGAGAGGTTGAGGGAATACCGAGATAACGGCAGACGAGTCGAATTCTTGAAAAAAGTCCGGACTTGACCGCATGCGCCGTAAACCCCCGGGTCTGACGGGGCCGTCCAGGCGCCGTGAGCGGCGATGAGGGGCAAGCTCGGTTGTTGCTCGGTTCGCTGGAACCCCTTGCAGCGGAACCGGCGGGTTTTATGAAACCGTCTCTCCGCCCGCCCTTGCGTCGCGAGCAGGACCAGCGGCACGGCCCACGCCAGTCCCTAACGAAACGCCCGCATCTGCCCCGTCATCATCTGCAGCATCTTATTGGCGGCCACCGACAGCTTGCGACCCACGCGCGTGACCATGTGCGCCTCGGCGTTCTCTAGGATCGGATGCGCGATCTCGATCGCGAACAGCTCCTTGGCCTGCAGTTCGGCAGCCACCGCGAAGGCTGGCATCACCGAGATGCCGAGTCCCGATTTCACGAACTCCTTCAGGATCGCGAAGGAATTGGTGGTGATGATCGGCGCTAGACGCACGCGCTCGGCATATTCCACGGCCTCCATCATCTGCCGCGTGCCGTACGACGGGTGAGTCGCCGCCAGCGGGTAGGTCGCGAGTTGCTGCACCGTCAGCACCTTGTGGCTGCGGCGAGGGAAATCGGGGCCGACGATTGCCATCATCGGCTGCCGCTTCGACGCGCGCGACACCAGCTTGGGTTCGGCGGGCGGGTTGTAGACGAGGCCGATCTCGCCCTCGTCGTTAGAGATTTTGCGGATCACGTCGTTGGTGCTGCCCACGTCGAGGTTGACGCGGATCCCGGGGAACTGCCGGCAGAACTGCTGCATCGGCCCGGCCAACAGATCCGAGACGAACCCCTCGCCGAGCACAAGGCTGACCTGCCCGGTCTTGAGCCCGCGCAACTCCTGCAGGCGCGAGATCAGGTCGTCGCGGTGCGCGAGCTGCTCGCGGAAATACTCGATCACGCAGCGTCCTGCGTCGGTGGGCGTCACGCCGCGCGCGTGGCGCTCCACCAGCGTGGCGTCGAGTTCTTTCTCCAGCAACCCGATCTGGCGGCTCACGGCCGAGGGCGCCACGTCCAGCCAGTCGGCCGCGGCGCGGATCGTGCCGCAGCGCACGGCCTCGTAGAAATAGACGATCCGGCTGTCGGTAAGGGTGTCGCTCATGATCGTGGCGTTCTAAAAAATAGAACAATCTCAATATTGGCGTTGATTGATTATACGGTTCGCCGGCCCGAAGATCGTTGTCATGCAAGGCGGGCGCAAGTTGACGCGCCGCCCTCGAACCAACAGCTATCGGGAGTCGTCGGATGAAAACGGTGGGCGTGATCGGTCTGGGCAACATGGGGCGCGGCATGGCGGGTTCGCTGCGGCGCGGCGGCTACACGGTGCTGGGCTACGACGCGGCGCCGGGCGTGGCGCGCGGGCTGGCCGAACAGGAGGTCCTGTCGGCGCGCGATTCGGTGGCCGAGGTCGCCCGCGATGCCGACGTGCTGCTGCTGTCGCTGCCGACTTCAGCGGTGGTCGAGGCGGTGGTGGTCGGTGCGGGCGGCGTACTCGAGAACGCGAGGCCGGGCAGCATCGTGATCGACACCACCACGGCCGATCCGGACAGCACGCGGCGCGTGGCGGCGGCGCTGGCCGCGCGCGGCATCGGCTTCGTCGACGGGCCGGTGAGCGGCGGCCCGAAGGGCGCGGCCACTGCCACCATGACCATGGTGCTGGGCGGCTCGGACAGCGATATCGCGGCCGTCGAGCCGGTCCTCTCGGTGATCAGCGCCAAGCGCGTGCACGTGGGCCCGGTGGGCGCCGGCCACGTCACCAAGCTGCTCAACAATCTGCTGACCGGCGTGCACCTGCTCGTCGCCAGCGAGGCAGTGCGCACCGCGCGCGCGGCCGGTGTCGATCCGGAAAAGCTGGTCGAAGCGCTCAACGGCGGCTCCGGGCGCAACAGCGCGACGCTGACCAACTACCCGACCTGGATCTTCAATGGCAAGTTCGACTCCGGTTTCACCATGAAACTGATGCGCAAGGACGTGCGGCTCGCGCTGGGGCTGCTCGACCAGTTCGACAGCGTCGCGCCGGTGGCGCGCGAGGCGGCGCGCGTGTGGGCTGCCAGCGAGTTATCCGTCGCCGACGGCGAGGACTTCAACCGCATCGTCGACTTCCTCGACCCCGCTTGAGGGCGGGCAGCCCGCGCCACGATCCCGTTCGACCCACCCATACGGAAACCCAAGATGACCCAGCACGCAGACCAGTTGCTCGCCGCCTTCGCGCAGTTCTTTCCCGGTGCCTCCGCGATCGGCTCGTATATCGACGGCGAGCTCGTCGCCGGCCAGGGCGATACGATCCAGCTTTACGATGCGGCGACGGGCGAAGCCACGCTCGCCTACCGCGACGCCGGCGCAGCCGTGATCGACCATGCCGCCGAAAGTGCGCGCCGCGCGCAGCGCGAATGGTGGGCGCTGACGCATGCCGCGCGCGGTCGCGTGATGCAGGAAGTGGCGCGCGCGGTCCGCGCCGAGGCCGAGGCGATCGCGCGGCTGGAGGCGCTCGGCTCGGGCAAGCCGATTCGCGACTGCCGCGGCGAGGTAGGCAAGGTCGCCGAGATGTTTGAGTACTACGCGGGTTGGACCGACAAGTTCTACGGCAGCGTGATCCCGGTGCCGACCTCGCACCTCAACTACACGCGCCGCGAGCCGGCCGGCGTGGTGCTGCAGATCACGCCCTGGAACGCGCCGGTGTTCACCTGCGGCTGGCAGGTGGCGCCCGCGGTGGCGATGGGCAACGGCGTGCTGCTCAAGCCCTCGGAGCTGACACCCTTCACGTCGCTGGCGGTCGCCCGGCTCGGCGAGCGGGCCGGGCTGCCGCGTGGCCTGGTCAACGTGCTGGCTGGCTTCGGCCATACCGCGGGGCAGGCCGCGATCGCGCATCGCGTGGTCAGCAAGGTGGTGTTCGTCGGTTCGCCGGCGACCGGTGCGCGCATCGCCGAGGCCGCCGCGCGCCGCGTACTGCCGTGCGTGCTGGAGCTGGGCGGCAAGTCGGCCAATATCGTGTTCGCGGATGCCGATCTCAAGCGCGCCGCGCTGACCGCCCAGGCCGCGATCTTCGCCGGCGCGGGCCAGAGTTGCGTGGCCGGCTCGCGTCTGCTGGTGCAGCGCGCCGTCTACGACGAATTCGTCGCGATGGTGGCGGCCGGCGCGAAGAAGATCCGTGTCGGCGCACCGCTCGACGAGGCGACCGAGGTAGGCCCGATCAACAATCGCAAACAGTATGACCACGTGATGTCGATGATCGAGAGCGGCGTGGCGGCTGGCGCCACGCTCGCATGCGGCTCGGCCGAGCGCGTCGGGGAAGGCCGCGGCGGCTACTTCGTCGCGCCGACCGTGTTGACCGGCGTGTCTAACTCGATGGAGGTTGCGCGCACCGAGATCTTCGGGCCGGTGGCGGCCGCCATCCCGTTCGACACCGAGGAGGAGGCGATCGCGATCGCCAACGACACCGACTTCGGCCTGGCCGGTGCGGCCTGGACGACCGACGTGGCGCGTGCGCATCGTGTGGCCGCGCAGGTGAATGCCGGCACCTTCTGGGTCAACGGCTACAAGACCATCAACGTGGCTTCCCCGTTCGGCGGCTACGGCATGAGCGGCTACGGCCGCTCGAGCGGGGTCGAGGCACTGTACGAATACACGCAGACCAAGAGCGTATGGGTCGAGACGGCCGAAGCGCCGGCCACCGCATTCGGTTATCTGTAACCACCGGCCCACATTCGACGGCAGCCGGGCTTCAAGGGGAGACTCGTCATGGAACACGCACTGGGTATCGAGCGCCGCGAGCTTGGCGGCGCGGCCACCGCCAAGGTCCTGC encodes:
- a CDS encoding sensor domain-containing diguanylate cyclase, with product MTVDLATLYLLAIGTLLASSAMTYWEHISHPKRGNELRMLAIGYAALGGGCALATFRRELLGAAGAAVSNLVILCGYLLVLHAVAMFNGRRYVRSSTGLLLLMGLTWTASTASTQTAIWLYVSAIPIALVSAMTALELTRCDGIPAVQSRRVAVAVTGIHALFYATRAFALPWLISVFGAGAQSIASKITMYEGVLYSVILPMTLLRLTREEIHGELLQESRTDYLTRLGNRRLFFEEGERVIHEHGIRRLPVTLLAFDLDQFKRINDCFGHKTGDEVLKSFADTVRSVVDAETSGVLARIGGEEFAALLPSYDTHRARTVAETVANRFAAISHGADGNRFRATVSIGLAESDRETASLTHLLSVADQALYRAKSLGGNRLVHATDEHTGHAAVF
- a CDS encoding carboxymuconolactone decarboxylase family protein; its protein translation is MSKRLDYTQIAPAGVKALGHVYGYVMQSDLPPVLVDLVYLRVSQINNCAYCLDMHTRDLLKKGVQVEKLALVQAWREAGHLFDERERAALAWAESITLVAQTGVPNASYEAARAAFDERELVDLTIAVGLMNTYNRMAISFRNTPQAVMEQ
- a CDS encoding cupin domain-containing protein, with protein sequence MNIQSIVGTACAVVAFGIAVPAVAHGTAETVTPNFQHSIPNIAGKSLTAVVVDYAPGAASPVHRHAGSAFVYAYVVAGEIESQVDGDPTRIYHAGESFFEEPGAVHRISRNASKTRPAKLLAVFVADSTDKRLTSPIQ
- a CDS encoding NAD(P)-dependent oxidoreductase codes for the protein MKTVGVIGLGNMGRGMAGSLRRGGYTVLGYDAAPGVARGLAEQEVLSARDSVAEVARDADVLLLSLPTSAVVEAVVVGAGGVLENARPGSIVIDTTTADPDSTRRVAAALAARGIGFVDGPVSGGPKGAATATMTMVLGGSDSDIAAVEPVLSVISAKRVHVGPVGAGHVTKLLNNLLTGVHLLVASEAVRTARAAGVDPEKLVEALNGGSGRNSATLTNYPTWIFNGKFDSGFTMKLMRKDVRLALGLLDQFDSVAPVAREAARVWAASELSVADGEDFNRIVDFLDPA
- a CDS encoding LysR family transcriptional regulator encodes the protein MSDTLTDSRIVYFYEAVRCGTIRAAADWLDVAPSAVSRQIGLLEKELDATLVERHARGVTPTDAGRCVIEYFREQLAHRDDLISRLQELRGLKTGQVSLVLGEGFVSDLLAGPMQQFCRQFPGIRVNLDVGSTNDVIRKISNDEGEIGLVYNPPAEPKLVSRASKRQPMMAIVGPDFPRRSHKVLTVQQLATYPLAATHPSYGTRQMMEAVEYAERVRLAPIITTNSFAILKEFVKSGLGISVMPAFAVAAELQAKELFAIEIAHPILENAEAHMVTRVGRKLSVAANKMLQMMTGQMRAFR
- a CDS encoding aldehyde dehydrogenase family protein gives rise to the protein MTQHADQLLAAFAQFFPGASAIGSYIDGELVAGQGDTIQLYDAATGEATLAYRDAGAAVIDHAAESARRAQREWWALTHAARGRVMQEVARAVRAEAEAIARLEALGSGKPIRDCRGEVGKVAEMFEYYAGWTDKFYGSVIPVPTSHLNYTRREPAGVVLQITPWNAPVFTCGWQVAPAVAMGNGVLLKPSELTPFTSLAVARLGERAGLPRGLVNVLAGFGHTAGQAAIAHRVVSKVVFVGSPATGARIAEAAARRVLPCVLELGGKSANIVFADADLKRAALTAQAAIFAGAGQSCVAGSRLLVQRAVYDEFVAMVAAGAKKIRVGAPLDEATEVGPINNRKQYDHVMSMIESGVAAGATLACGSAERVGEGRGGYFVAPTVLTGVSNSMEVARTEIFGPVAAAIPFDTEEEAIAIANDTDFGLAGAAWTTDVARAHRVAAQVNAGTFWVNGYKTINVASPFGGYGMSGYGRSSGVEALYEYTQTKSVWVETAEAPATAFGYL